A region from the Rosa rugosa chromosome 6, drRosRugo1.1, whole genome shotgun sequence genome encodes:
- the LOC133713388 gene encoding uncharacterized protein LOC133713388 isoform X2, producing MGHASESSAMAIQRKQRSSSGFSTPPQCRLLGKTNPYANTKCPVCGDLGHSKQRCYEVIGYPDWWDFTKKPRKNLGKAVMATTEETQPTSASANVAQSGHSDSADSWLWCQKGEALLLGSDREWRTTVVRTSESGQWSREC from the exons ATGGGACACGCCTCTGAATCCTCTGCCATGGCTATCCAACGTAAACAGAGGTCCTCCTCAGGCTTCTCAACTCCCCCACAATGTCGCCTTCTAGGTAaaacaaatccatatgcaaatacaAAGTGTCCGGTTTGTGGAGATTTGGGTCATAGCAAGCAACGGTGTTATGAAGtgattggctaccctgattggtgggatttcaccaagaaaccgcgaaagaaccTTGGAAAAGCTGTCATGGCTACTACAGAGGAAACGCAGCCAACTagtgcctccgctaatgtagcacagtcag gacattctgactcggcggattcttggttatggtgtcaGAAGGGGGAAGCTCTACTacttggatctgacagagaGTGGAGAACAACAGTTGTTCGGACAAGTGAATCAGGTCAATGGAGTAGAGAATGCTAA
- the LOC133713388 gene encoding uncharacterized protein LOC133713388 isoform X1: MGHASESSAMAIQRKQRSSSGFSTPPQCRLLGKTNPYANTKCPVCGDLGHSKQRCYEVIGYPDWWDFTKKPRKNLGKAVMATTEETQPTSASANVAQSGMKGHSDSADSWLWCQKGEALLLGSDREWRTTVVRTSESGQWSREC, encoded by the exons ATGGGACACGCCTCTGAATCCTCTGCCATGGCTATCCAACGTAAACAGAGGTCCTCCTCAGGCTTCTCAACTCCCCCACAATGTCGCCTTCTAGGTAaaacaaatccatatgcaaatacaAAGTGTCCGGTTTGTGGAGATTTGGGTCATAGCAAGCAACGGTGTTATGAAGtgattggctaccctgattggtgggatttcaccaagaaaccgcgaaagaaccTTGGAAAAGCTGTCATGGCTACTACAGAGGAAACGCAGCCAACTagtgcctccgctaatgtagcacagtcaggtatgaagg gacattctgactcggcggattcttggttatggtgtcaGAAGGGGGAAGCTCTACTacttggatctgacagagaGTGGAGAACAACAGTTGTTCGGACAAGTGAATCAGGTCAATGGAGTAGAGAATGCTAA
- the LOC133718528 gene encoding putative receptor-like protein kinase At3g47110 isoform X1: MESFTYHQVLTLLLFINFLQPTTVLSSFGNETDRLALLKFKDCIASDPHGLLNSWNDSVHYCKWLGITCGRRHQRVTALNLPHAVLHGTISPYIGNLSFLRFINLRNNSFSGNIPQQVEHLFRLRHLNLSINMLEGGIPVNLTFSRQLSIITIAWNRLTGKIPSEIGSLKLVCLDLQINNLTGGIPPSLGNLSSITFLSLQENNLVGNVPEEIGRLRSLSFFSIGPNNLSGTIPPSFFNISSMNRFSLSANKFKGSIPPGIGLNMPNLQEVYLGTNEFSGQIPASFSNASQLQVLDVGENNFVGQVPASFGNFPNLQLLNFEVNNLGTNSSNDLGFITFLTNCSNLSLFSLSNNNIGGVLPNSVANFSTQLTQLCLGANQIAGTIPETLENLSNLILLTLEENLFTGTIPASFGKLQKLQVLSLDSNRLSGQIPSSLGNLTQLYHLHLLENELEGSIPPNIGNCKNLQQMDISDNKLSGDIPSQVIGMSFSVLLNLSQNSLTGILPVEVGKMKNINTLDISDNNLTGGIPEIIGGCLSLEFLYLQGNHFQGIVPSSLAALRGLQYLDLSRNNLSGHIPKDLQRLPFLIHLNLSFNNLEGEVPKERVFQNTSAISLDGNTKLCGGVSELQLPACPIKVPKQRKLHAFKLKFTISLVAGCSLLFAVVSALYWRRKTQKKKPLIAVSSINFLPKVSYQTLHHATGGFSPSNQIGSGGFGSVYKGIFNQEENNVVAIKVLNLQRKGASKSFVVECNALRNIRHRNLVKILTCCSSTDYNGNDFKALVFEYMSNGNLEEWLHRENQSRSLNLLQRLNIAVDVASALCYLHDYCEPQIIHCDMKPSNVLLDDDMVARVGDFGLARLISTTTDSSQNQSSTVRIKGTIGYAAPEYACGVEPSREGDVYSYGVLVLQMFTGRRPIDDMFKDGLNLHNFVKMAIPETVMQIVDPTLLATLEETAPATSQNVVNYIKCYNNEIEAVEENIDNENLSKMNTVWKCILPTLKIGLACSEESPRNRMSMEEVHRKLHHIKDVYTSVDICQERPRRSRTIVWHGK; encoded by the exons ATGGAGAGTTTCACATACCATCAAGTCCTGACCCTTCTCCTTTTCATCAACTTTTTACAACCTACCACTGTTTTAAGTTCATTTGGCAATGAAACCGATCGCTTGGCTTTGCTAAAATTCAAAGATTGCATAGCCTCTGATCCACATGGGCTGTTGAACTCATGGAATGACTCCGTTCATTATTGCAAATGGCTTGGAATTACTTGTGGCAGACGACATCAAAGAGTAACAGCCTTGAACCTACCACACGCTGTTTTGCACGGAACCATATCTCCTTACATTGGCAACCTCTCCTTTCTTAGGTTCATCAACCTTCGAAACAACAGCTTCTCTGGCAATATTCCGCAACAAGTTGAACATTTATTCCGACTCCGACATCTCAATCTCAGTATCAACATGTTGGAGGGGGGAATTCCAGTCAACCTGACCTTCTCCCGCCAATTAAGCATCATAACCATTGCATGGAACCGCCTTACTGGGAAAATTCCTTCAGAGATCGGTTCACTGAAGCTTGTGTGTCTTGATCTTCAGATTAACAATCTGACAGGAGGCATACCACCTTCCTTGGGAAATCTTTCATCAATCACTTTTCTTTCCTTACAAGAGAACAATTTGGTGGGCAACGTACCAGAGGAAATAGGCCGATTAAGAAGCTTATCATTTTTTTCAATTGGTCCCAATAATCTCTCGGGTACGATACCTCCCTCCTTTTTTAACATATCATCTATGAACCGCTTCTCACTTTCAGCTAATAAATTTAAGGGCAGTATTCCACCTGGTATAGGCCTAAACATGCCTAATCTCCAAGAAGTGTACCTTGGTACAAATGAATTCTCTGGCCAAATCCCAGCTTCATTTTCCAATGCTTCTCAGCTTCAGGTACTTGATGTTGGGGAAAATAATTTTGTTGGGCAAGTTCCCGCAagttttggaaattttcccAATCTCCAGCTGCTCAACTTCGAGGTCAATAATCTAGGAACTAATTCATCAAATGATTTGGGATTTATAACATTCTTGACAAATTGCAGCAATTTGTCGCTATTTTCTCTGAGTAATAACAATATTGGAGGTGTTTTACCCAATTCTGTAGCCAATTTCTCAACCCAACTGACTCAACTCTGCCTTGGGGCCAATCAAATAGCGGGAACGATTCCTGAAACATTAGAAAATCTCAGCAATTTAATACTCCTGACCCTGGAAGAAAACTTGTTCACAGGTACCATTCCAGCTTCTTTTGGGAAGTTACAAAAGCTGCAAGTATTAAGTTTAGATTCCAATAGATTATCAGGCCAGATCCCATCTTCCTTAGGAAACCTCACCCAATTATATCACCTCCACTTATTAGAAAATGAATTAGAAGGAAGCATTCCTCCAAATATTGGTAACTGCAAAAATCTGCAGCAGATGGATATATCAGACAATAAGCTTAGTGGAGATATACCATCACAGGTGATTGGTATGTCCTTCTCTGTCTTGCTCAACTTATCACAAAACTCGCTGACTGGCATTCTGCCTGTGGAAGTGGGTAAGATGAAGAATATCAATACACTGGACATCTCTGATAATAATTTGACCGGAGGAATTCCAGAAATTATTGGAGGCTGTCTGAGCCTTGAATTTCTTTACCTACAAGGGAACCACTTTCAAGGAATCGTACCTTCTTCTTTAGCTGCTTTGAGAGGTCTTCAGTATCTAGATCTTTCACGAAACAACTTGTCAGGACATATTCCAAAAGACCTACAGAGGCTTCCATTCTTGATCCATTTGAACCTTTCGTTCAATAATCTGGAGGGTGAGGTACCAAAAGAAAGAGTTTTTCAAAACACAAGTGCAATATCATTGGATGGAAATACCAAACTTTGTGGTGGTGTTTCAGAATTGCAGCTACCAGCATGCCCCATCAAAGTACCAAAGCAGAGAAAGTTGCATGCTTTCAAACTAAAGTTCACAATTTCCTTGGTCGCTGGATGCTCTCTTTTGTTTGCAGTCGTCTCAGCTCTTTATTGGAGGAGAAAAACTCAAAAGAAGAAGCCATTAATAGCAGTGTCATCGATTAACTTCCTTCCAAAGGTTTCATACCAGACACTTCATCATGCTACTGGCGGATTCTCTCCGAGCAATCAAATTGGATCAGGAGGTTTTGGCTCTGTATACAAAGGGATTTttaatcaagaagaaaacaacgTTGTTGCCATCAAGGTCCTCAACCTTCAACGGAAAGGTGCTTCCAAGAGTTTTGTGGTTGAATGCAATGCACTGAGAAATATCCGACATAGGAATCTTGTGAAGATCTTAACATGTTGCTCTAGCACAGATTACAATGGTAATGACTTCAAAGCTCTAGTTTTTGAGTATATGTCAAATGGAAATTTAGAGGAGTGGCTGCACAGAGAAAATCAATCAAGGAGTTTGAACCTTCTTCAAAGATTGAATATTGCTGTGGATGTGGCTTCTGCATTGTGTTATCTTCATGACTATTGTGAACCACAAATCATTCACTGCGACATGAAGCCGAGCAACGTTcttcttgatgatgacatggttgCTCGTGTTGGTGATTTTGGGTTAGCAAGACTCATCTCAACAACCACGGACTCCTCACAAAATCAAAGTAGCACAGTTAGAATAAAGGGAACCATTGGCTATGCTGCTCCAG AGTATGCCTGTGGTGTTGAGCCATCAAGAGAAGGAGATGTATATAGTTATGGGGTGCTCGTGTTGCAAATGTTCACAGGAAGAAGACCTATCGACGATATGTTTAAAGATGGTTTGAACCTCCATAACTTTGTCAAGATGGCCATACCAGAAACAGTGATGCAGATTGTAGATCCTACTCTTCTTGCCACTTTAGAAGAGACAGCACCTGCAACATCACAAAATGTAGTGAACTACATCAAATGTTACAATAATGAAATCGAAGCAGTTGAAGAAAACATTGACAATGAGAATTTAAGCAAGATGAACACTGTGTGGAAGTGCATACTTCCAACCCTTAAGATTGGACTTGCATGCTCGGAAGAATCACCAAGGAATAGAATGTCTATGGAGGAGGTCCACAGGAAGCTACACCATATAAAAGATGTTTACACTAGTGTTGACATCTGTCAAGAAAGGCCAAGAAGAAGCCGAACAATAG TATGGCATGGGAAGTGA
- the LOC133718528 gene encoding putative receptor-like protein kinase At3g47110 isoform X2: MESFTYHQVLTLLLFINFLQPTTVLSSFGNETDRLALLKFKDCIASDPHGLLNSWNDSVHYCKWLGITCGRRHQRVTALNLPHAVLHGTISPYIGNLSFLRFINLRNNSFSGNIPQQVEHLFRLRHLNLSINMLEGGIPVNLTFSRQLSIITIAWNRLTGKIPSEIGSLKLVCLDLQINNLTGGIPPSLGNLSSITFLSLQENNLVGNVPEEIGRLRSLSFFSIGPNNLSGTIPPSFFNISSMNRFSLSANKFKGSIPPGIGLNMPNLQEVYLGTNEFSGQIPASFSNASQLQVLDVGENNFVGQVPASFGNFPNLQLLNFEVNNLGTNSSNDLGFITFLTNCSNLSLFSLSNNNIGGVLPNSVANFSTQLTQLCLGANQIAGTIPETLENLSNLILLTLEENLFTGTIPASFGKLQKLQVLSLDSNRLSGQIPSSLGNLTQLYHLHLLENELEGSIPPNIGNCKNLQQMDISDNKLSGDIPSQVIGMSFSVLLNLSQNSLTGILPVEVGKMKNINTLDISDNNLTGGIPEIIGGCLSLEFLYLQGNHFQGIVPSSLAALRGLQYLDLSRNNLSGHIPKDLQRLPFLIHLNLSFNNLEGEVPKERVFQNTSAISLDGNTKLCGGVSELQLPACPIKVPKQRKLHAFKLKFTISLVAGCSLLFAVVSALYWRRKTQKKKPLIAVSSINFLPKVSYQTLHHATGGFSPSNQIGSGGFGSVYKGIFNQEENNVVAIKVLNLQRKGASKSFVVECNALRNIRHRNLVKILTCCSSTDYNGNDFKALVFEYMSNGNLEEWLHRENQSRSLNLLQRLNIAVDVASALCYLHDYCEPQIIHCDMKPSNVLLDDDMVARVGDFGLARLISTTTDSSQNQSSTVRIKGTIGYAAPGRRPIDDMFKDGLNLHNFVKMAIPETVMQIVDPTLLATLEETAPATSQNVVNYIKCYNNEIEAVEENIDNENLSKMNTVWKCILPTLKIGLACSEESPRNRMSMEEVHRKLHHIKDVYTSVDICQERPRRSRTIVWHGK, encoded by the exons ATGGAGAGTTTCACATACCATCAAGTCCTGACCCTTCTCCTTTTCATCAACTTTTTACAACCTACCACTGTTTTAAGTTCATTTGGCAATGAAACCGATCGCTTGGCTTTGCTAAAATTCAAAGATTGCATAGCCTCTGATCCACATGGGCTGTTGAACTCATGGAATGACTCCGTTCATTATTGCAAATGGCTTGGAATTACTTGTGGCAGACGACATCAAAGAGTAACAGCCTTGAACCTACCACACGCTGTTTTGCACGGAACCATATCTCCTTACATTGGCAACCTCTCCTTTCTTAGGTTCATCAACCTTCGAAACAACAGCTTCTCTGGCAATATTCCGCAACAAGTTGAACATTTATTCCGACTCCGACATCTCAATCTCAGTATCAACATGTTGGAGGGGGGAATTCCAGTCAACCTGACCTTCTCCCGCCAATTAAGCATCATAACCATTGCATGGAACCGCCTTACTGGGAAAATTCCTTCAGAGATCGGTTCACTGAAGCTTGTGTGTCTTGATCTTCAGATTAACAATCTGACAGGAGGCATACCACCTTCCTTGGGAAATCTTTCATCAATCACTTTTCTTTCCTTACAAGAGAACAATTTGGTGGGCAACGTACCAGAGGAAATAGGCCGATTAAGAAGCTTATCATTTTTTTCAATTGGTCCCAATAATCTCTCGGGTACGATACCTCCCTCCTTTTTTAACATATCATCTATGAACCGCTTCTCACTTTCAGCTAATAAATTTAAGGGCAGTATTCCACCTGGTATAGGCCTAAACATGCCTAATCTCCAAGAAGTGTACCTTGGTACAAATGAATTCTCTGGCCAAATCCCAGCTTCATTTTCCAATGCTTCTCAGCTTCAGGTACTTGATGTTGGGGAAAATAATTTTGTTGGGCAAGTTCCCGCAagttttggaaattttcccAATCTCCAGCTGCTCAACTTCGAGGTCAATAATCTAGGAACTAATTCATCAAATGATTTGGGATTTATAACATTCTTGACAAATTGCAGCAATTTGTCGCTATTTTCTCTGAGTAATAACAATATTGGAGGTGTTTTACCCAATTCTGTAGCCAATTTCTCAACCCAACTGACTCAACTCTGCCTTGGGGCCAATCAAATAGCGGGAACGATTCCTGAAACATTAGAAAATCTCAGCAATTTAATACTCCTGACCCTGGAAGAAAACTTGTTCACAGGTACCATTCCAGCTTCTTTTGGGAAGTTACAAAAGCTGCAAGTATTAAGTTTAGATTCCAATAGATTATCAGGCCAGATCCCATCTTCCTTAGGAAACCTCACCCAATTATATCACCTCCACTTATTAGAAAATGAATTAGAAGGAAGCATTCCTCCAAATATTGGTAACTGCAAAAATCTGCAGCAGATGGATATATCAGACAATAAGCTTAGTGGAGATATACCATCACAGGTGATTGGTATGTCCTTCTCTGTCTTGCTCAACTTATCACAAAACTCGCTGACTGGCATTCTGCCTGTGGAAGTGGGTAAGATGAAGAATATCAATACACTGGACATCTCTGATAATAATTTGACCGGAGGAATTCCAGAAATTATTGGAGGCTGTCTGAGCCTTGAATTTCTTTACCTACAAGGGAACCACTTTCAAGGAATCGTACCTTCTTCTTTAGCTGCTTTGAGAGGTCTTCAGTATCTAGATCTTTCACGAAACAACTTGTCAGGACATATTCCAAAAGACCTACAGAGGCTTCCATTCTTGATCCATTTGAACCTTTCGTTCAATAATCTGGAGGGTGAGGTACCAAAAGAAAGAGTTTTTCAAAACACAAGTGCAATATCATTGGATGGAAATACCAAACTTTGTGGTGGTGTTTCAGAATTGCAGCTACCAGCATGCCCCATCAAAGTACCAAAGCAGAGAAAGTTGCATGCTTTCAAACTAAAGTTCACAATTTCCTTGGTCGCTGGATGCTCTCTTTTGTTTGCAGTCGTCTCAGCTCTTTATTGGAGGAGAAAAACTCAAAAGAAGAAGCCATTAATAGCAGTGTCATCGATTAACTTCCTTCCAAAGGTTTCATACCAGACACTTCATCATGCTACTGGCGGATTCTCTCCGAGCAATCAAATTGGATCAGGAGGTTTTGGCTCTGTATACAAAGGGATTTttaatcaagaagaaaacaacgTTGTTGCCATCAAGGTCCTCAACCTTCAACGGAAAGGTGCTTCCAAGAGTTTTGTGGTTGAATGCAATGCACTGAGAAATATCCGACATAGGAATCTTGTGAAGATCTTAACATGTTGCTCTAGCACAGATTACAATGGTAATGACTTCAAAGCTCTAGTTTTTGAGTATATGTCAAATGGAAATTTAGAGGAGTGGCTGCACAGAGAAAATCAATCAAGGAGTTTGAACCTTCTTCAAAGATTGAATATTGCTGTGGATGTGGCTTCTGCATTGTGTTATCTTCATGACTATTGTGAACCACAAATCATTCACTGCGACATGAAGCCGAGCAACGTTcttcttgatgatgacatggttgCTCGTGTTGGTGATTTTGGGTTAGCAAGACTCATCTCAACAACCACGGACTCCTCACAAAATCAAAGTAGCACAGTTAGAATAAAGGGAACCATTGGCTATGCTGCTCCAG GAAGAAGACCTATCGACGATATGTTTAAAGATGGTTTGAACCTCCATAACTTTGTCAAGATGGCCATACCAGAAACAGTGATGCAGATTGTAGATCCTACTCTTCTTGCCACTTTAGAAGAGACAGCACCTGCAACATCACAAAATGTAGTGAACTACATCAAATGTTACAATAATGAAATCGAAGCAGTTGAAGAAAACATTGACAATGAGAATTTAAGCAAGATGAACACTGTGTGGAAGTGCATACTTCCAACCCTTAAGATTGGACTTGCATGCTCGGAAGAATCACCAAGGAATAGAATGTCTATGGAGGAGGTCCACAGGAAGCTACACCATATAAAAGATGTTTACACTAGTGTTGACATCTGTCAAGAAAGGCCAAGAAGAAGCCGAACAATAG TATGGCATGGGAAGTGA